A DNA window from Halomicrobium mukohataei DSM 12286 contains the following coding sequences:
- a CDS encoding cobyrinic acid a,c-diamide synthase, with protein sequence MNGFVLGGTSSGVGKTVATLATIRALDDAGYAVQPAKAGPDFIDPSHHEHVAGRPSRTLDRWLEGETGLRRNYYRGDGDICVVEGVMGLYDGDCSSTAMVAETLALPVVLVVDAKAGMESVAATALGFQRYAASIGREIDVAGVIAQRAHGGRHADGIREALPEGIEYFGRIPPREDLEIPDRHLGLHMGAEAPLGEEALAEAGAHLRTERLAEIATVPPRPDPEPAGPATEKRVAVARDEAFQFYYPATVERLRERADVTTFAPTADDPLPDCDGVYLPGGYPERHGDALADSPALDTLARRAADGLPVYGECGGLMALAETLTTTDGDTHSMAGVLPATVTMHDRYQALDHVELAAERDTLTAGAGQRRRGHEFHYSSATVGRDATFAFDVARGDGIADGSDGLTEYRTVGTYCHCHPESGAFDRFLDAI encoded by the coding sequence ATGAACGGGTTCGTCCTGGGCGGAACGAGTTCGGGCGTCGGCAAGACTGTCGCGACGCTGGCCACGATTCGGGCGCTCGACGACGCCGGCTACGCGGTCCAGCCGGCCAAGGCCGGCCCCGACTTCATCGATCCCAGCCATCACGAGCACGTTGCCGGTCGTCCATCCCGCACGCTCGACCGGTGGCTCGAAGGCGAGACCGGGCTCCGGCGCAACTACTATCGGGGCGACGGCGACATCTGCGTCGTCGAGGGCGTCATGGGGCTGTACGACGGCGATTGTTCGAGTACGGCGATGGTCGCAGAGACGCTGGCGCTGCCGGTCGTCCTCGTCGTCGACGCGAAGGCCGGGATGGAGAGCGTCGCCGCGACGGCGCTGGGGTTCCAGCGGTACGCCGCGTCGATCGGCCGCGAGATCGACGTCGCGGGCGTGATCGCCCAGCGCGCCCACGGCGGTCGCCACGCCGACGGCATCCGCGAGGCGTTGCCCGAGGGCATCGAGTACTTCGGTCGCATCCCGCCCCGAGAGGACCTGGAGATCCCGGATCGCCACCTCGGGCTCCACATGGGCGCGGAGGCACCGCTCGGAGAGGAGGCGCTCGCCGAGGCCGGAGCGCACCTCCGTACGGAGCGCCTCGCCGAGATCGCCACTGTGCCGCCCCGACCGGACCCCGAGCCGGCGGGCCCGGCGACGGAGAAGCGCGTCGCCGTCGCCCGTGACGAGGCGTTCCAGTTCTACTACCCAGCCACCGTCGAGCGACTCCGGGAACGCGCCGACGTGACGACGTTCGCTCCGACGGCGGACGACCCGCTGCCCGACTGCGACGGCGTCTACCTCCCCGGCGGCTATCCGGAACGCCACGGCGACGCGCTGGCAGACAGCCCCGCACTCGATACGCTCGCCCGCCGAGCGGCAGACGGGCTCCCCGTCTACGGCGAGTGCGGTGGGCTGATGGCGCTGGCCGAGACGCTGACGACGACCGACGGCGACACTCACTCGATGGCCGGCGTCCTCCCCGCGACGGTCACGATGCACGACCGCTATCAGGCGCTCGACCACGTCGAGCTGGCCGCCGAGAGAGACACGCTCACGGCCGGAGCGGGACAGCGCCGACGCGGCCACGAGTTTCACTACTCCAGTGCGACCGTCGGCCGAGACGCCACCTTCGCGTTCGACGTAGCGCGGGGCGACGGGATCGCGGACGGGAGCGACGGCCTCACTGAGTATCGAACGGTGGGCACGTACTGCCACTGCCACCCCGAGAGCGGTGCCTTCGATCGCTTCCTCGACGCCATATGA
- a CDS encoding CbiX/SirB N-terminal domain-containing protein: MTSDALLLIGRRTTHAQATFETHAARLEDRGFVDEVHVCTFESEPIRELRDQFEAVSADRVFAVPMCVAHSYATLDDLPAALTHVSGDVRYCEPLGESPVVTEVLRSRATDAMPATEPTSLALVGFGSSSKPHHRQTAEYHAARIAEQSAYDEVETCYLLQNPTVECVRYNLRNERAVAVPLFFTRSEATERRIPEALELDRGGIEYAEPLGEHPRITDAIRAAVEQQRVLADGDAATPTASTAQPRPVATDGDGRSTPPNN; encoded by the coding sequence ATGACTTCCGACGCACTCCTCCTCATCGGCCGGCGCACGACACACGCTCAGGCGACGTTCGAGACCCACGCGGCTCGTCTCGAAGACCGCGGCTTCGTCGACGAGGTTCACGTGTGTACTTTCGAGAGCGAGCCGATCCGCGAACTCCGCGATCAGTTCGAAGCGGTCTCGGCCGATCGGGTGTTCGCCGTGCCGATGTGTGTCGCCCACTCCTACGCGACGCTGGACGACCTCCCGGCCGCGCTCACGCACGTCTCCGGAGATGTGCGCTACTGTGAACCCCTCGGTGAGAGCCCGGTGGTGACGGAGGTGCTGCGAAGCCGTGCCACCGACGCGATGCCCGCCACGGAGCCCACTTCGCTGGCGCTCGTCGGTTTCGGCAGCAGCTCGAAGCCCCACCACAGACAGACGGCGGAGTACCACGCCGCCCGCATCGCCGAGCAGTCGGCCTACGACGAGGTCGAGACCTGCTATCTCCTCCAGAACCCGACCGTCGAATGCGTCCGCTACAACCTCCGCAACGAACGCGCCGTCGCCGTGCCGCTCTTTTTCACGCGGAGCGAGGCCACGGAGCGACGGATTCCCGAGGCCCTCGAACTGGACCGCGGCGGGATCGAGTACGCCGAACCGCTGGGCGAGCACCCGCGGATCACCGACGCCATCCGCGCGGCGGTCGAGCAACAGCGCGTCCTGGCCGACGGCGACGCCGCGACGCCGACGGCCTCGACGGCCCAGCCCAGACCGGTCGCCACCGACGGCGACGGGCGCTCCACGCCGCCGAACAACTGA
- a CDS encoding cobalt-precorrin-7 (C(5))-methyltransferase encodes MSDDYDLDAGPDPAAFAAATPEVESPVDPVYAVGIGPGNPDYLTPRGERAIREADVVVGFETVVEFVGEVIEGDALTCGYRDESETLDRFAERVADGESGTALLMGDPNHSGYQFVGKVQRAVDRPVTVVPGISSLQVAASRARTPMEATTFVTLHKSGDVTPDLDRLRADAGRRHLLVLPRPYDWMPGDIAAELLDAGADPSLEALVFEHLTHDEEARTATTLGELANHAGGSDPDATPFSDLSVLAVRTE; translated from the coding sequence ATGAGCGACGACTACGACCTCGACGCCGGCCCCGATCCGGCCGCGTTCGCCGCGGCGACGCCGGAAGTCGAGTCGCCCGTCGATCCCGTCTACGCGGTGGGCATCGGTCCGGGCAACCCCGACTACCTCACGCCGCGGGGTGAGCGCGCGATCCGCGAGGCCGACGTGGTCGTCGGCTTCGAGACCGTCGTCGAGTTCGTCGGCGAGGTGATCGAGGGCGACGCGCTGACCTGTGGCTACCGGGACGAGAGCGAGACGCTCGATCGCTTCGCGGAGCGCGTGGCCGACGGCGAGTCCGGGACGGCGCTGTTGATGGGCGATCCCAACCACTCGGGCTACCAGTTCGTCGGGAAGGTCCAGCGTGCGGTCGACCGCCCGGTCACCGTCGTTCCCGGTATCTCCTCGCTACAGGTCGCCGCCAGCCGTGCGCGCACGCCGATGGAGGCGACGACGTTCGTCACGCTGCACAAGAGCGGCGACGTGACGCCCGACCTCGATCGGTTGCGCGCCGACGCCGGCCGGCGGCACCTGCTGGTGTTGCCCCGACCCTACGACTGGATGCCCGGCGATATCGCCGCCGAACTGCTCGACGCGGGCGCGGACCCGTCGCTGGAGGCGCTCGTCTTCGAGCACCTGACTCACGACGAGGAGGCGCGGACGGCGACGACGCTCGGCGAACTGGCGAACCACGCCGGGGGCAGCGATCCGGACGCGACGCCGTTCTCCGATCTCTCCGTGCTGGCCGTGCGAACGGAGTAG